From Zingiber officinale cultivar Zhangliang chromosome 5B, Zo_v1.1, whole genome shotgun sequence, the proteins below share one genomic window:
- the LOC121987808 gene encoding flowering-promoting factor 1-like protein 1, translating into MAGVWVFKNGVVRLVESAAGNEQLSTVRRKVLVFTPTNEVIGSYASLERKLMALGWERYYEDPDLLQFHKRSSLDLISLPVDFARFKSIHMYDIVVKNRDSFRVVDM; encoded by the coding sequence ATGGCCGGCGTCTGGGTGTTCAAGAACGGCGTGGTGCGGCTGGTCGAGAGCGCTGCCGGCAACGAGCAGCTGTCCACCGTGCGGCGCAAAGTCCTTGTGTTCACCCCCACCAATGAGGTGATCGGTTCTTATGCCTCCCTCGAGCGCAAGCTCATGGCTTTAGGCTGGGAGCGCTACTACGAGGACCCGGACCTCCTCCAATTCCACAAGCGTTCCTCTCTCGACCTCATCTCCCTCCCCGTAGACTTTGCCCGCTTCAAGTCCATCCATATGTACGACATCGTTGTCAAGAACCGCGACTCCTTCAGGGTTGTCGATATGTAG
- the LOC121985711 gene encoding probable F-box protein At5g04010: MAMPQPRRQARSSPPWEVLRLISEFVGDPKSLAVACCVSKSWHAVFTSDHLWTPLCRSLFPSSTHNATAAAVSSRHLFQLLHTAASRRRRTRSQLLLHLPRLIFFLDVFQRGAPVLSLARAGSELVSHRGVFRFEVPMNGEEPAALDSGDDVRVAWTVVTAEWREAFGLMEFEGQARAVGNREMWFSEKLPYPSAFCCSEAEAGFEAQIFIELADEVHGGGRTVEKVSFGLMNTKTWRYVKEEDGLLYLQYFLMDTK, from the coding sequence ATGGCGATGCCGCAGCCGAGAAGACAAGCTCGATCTTCCCCTCCGTGGGAAGTCCTCCGTCTCATTTCCGAGTTCGTGGGCGATCCCAAGTCCCTCGCCGTCGCATGCTGCGTCTCCAAATCGTGGCACGCCGTCTTCACCTCGGACCACCTATGGACGCCTCTCTGCCGCTCCCTCTTCCCTTCCTCCACCCACAACGCCACCGCCGCCGCCGTCTCCTCCCGCCACCTCTTCCAGCTCCTGCACACCGCCGCTTCCCGCCGCCGCCGAACGCGCTCCcagctcctcctccacctccCACGCTTGATTTTCTTCCTCGACGTATTCCAGCGCGGCGCGCCGGTGCTGTCGCTGGCCCGAGCGGGGTCCGAGCTCGTTTCGCACCGAGGCGTCTTCCGGTTCGAGGTGCCGATGAACGGAGAGGAACCGGCGGCGCTCGACTCCGGCGACGATGTGAGGGTGGCGTGGACGGTGGTGACCGCGGAGTGGCGCGAGGCGTTTGGGTTGATGGAATTCGAAGGGCAGGCGAGGGCTGTCGGAAACAGAGAGATGTGGTTCTCTGAGAAGCTGCCGTACCCATCGGCATTTTGCTGCTCGGAGGCCGAGGCCGGGTTTGAGGCTCAAATCTTCATCGAGCTTGCCGATGAGGTTCATGGCGGCGGAAGGACTGTGGAGaaggtgagttttggattgatgaACACTAAGACGTGGAGATATGTAAAAGAGGAGGATGGTTTGCTTTATTTGCAGTACTTCCTAATGGATACAAAGTAG
- the LOC121985707 gene encoding transcription elongation factor SPT6 homolog, with the protein MAGRTVLSDDEEEVEVEEDEEERAMEQDADDVADRDNDDEEDEEEGQDEYEQDGFIVDEVEEEEEEEEEEKQDSDEERHRKRRKKKRDSEKNYVLDEDDYELLQDNNITGFHRPQPGSKFKRLKKAGRDNDLEDRSGFSDEEDLDKNSHGSRTAEEKLKRSLFGDDEVVPLEDIAEEEEQPEEEEEDADIIGDDDEMADFIVDEEDVDETGAVLRKKKIKKKKPGQAPGVSSSALQEAHEIFGDVDELLMLRKQSLASSVGDSSWGEKKLEDEFEPFILSEKYMTPKDDSIRETDVPERIQLSEDITGPPPTDDKSIEEESTWIYSQLTNGGISPLFGYDQFLKEINKEEIGNVLTMIHVQKFDVPFISMYRKELCHSLLKDPDANVQESEGTPKLKFHKVLWAVQTLDKKWLLLQKRKNALQSYYNRRFEEEARRIDNESRLALNQQLFKSITEALRDAKSEREVDDIDAKFNLHFPPGEVDMEDGQFKKPKRKSLYSMCHKAGLWEVANKFGANSEQFGLLLSLEKISDELEDGKETPEEIAANFTCTLFETPQDVLKGARHMAAVEIGCEPNVRKHVRSIFMEKAVVSTSPTHEGNTTIDPYHQLAGVKWLRNKPLSEFSDAQWLLIQKGEAEKLIQVTIKLPDEIQKKLLSDASECYLSECVSTSAKLWNVQRKLILEDSFLTFILPIMEKEARSLLTARAKNWLLMEYGKQLWNKVSIAPFKRKDAENDLEDESESRVMACCWGPGKPATTIVMLDSAGEMVDVLYAGSISVRSQAAADQQRKKNDHHRVLKFMTDHHPHAVCVGAANMACRQLKDDIYEVIFKIVEDHPKDVSRDLENISIIFGDESLPRLYENSRVSSDQLPGQPGIVKRSVALGRYLQNPLAMVATLCGPGKEILSWKLCPLEHFLTPDEKYEVVEQVMIDATNQVGLDINLAASHEWLCAPLQFISGLGPRKASALQRAFVRAGSIFNRKEIPMKILRKKVFINGVGFLRVRRSGAAAASSHIMDLLDDTRIHPESYDLARNLAKDVYAEDAPDEPNDMDDDIQEMAIEHVRERPDMLRLLDINEYAKSIFDRYGTDKSETLYDIKMELLHGFQDLRKPFKDPSPEEEFAMLSGETDETISLGRIVQVTVRHVQESRIVCAFDSGLKGMIMSDDYSDEGFDPERIHEGDIITCKIKNVNKNRHVVYLTAKASDLRNRPFNIRNRDPYYHEDEISLQSDMEKARKKKELAKKHFKPRMIVHPCFRNVTADEAIEYLSDKEPGESIIRPSSKGPSFLTLTLKVFDGVHAHKEIVEGGKDHKDITSLLRLGKTLTIDKDTFEDLDEVMDRYVDPLVTHLKAMLSYRKFRKGTKTEVDDLLRTEKAANPMRIVYSFGISHEHPGTFILSYIRTSNPHHEYIGLYPNGFRFRKKDFDNIDRLVAYFQKNIDKLPPDSGPSIRTVAAMVPMKSPAWASSGGGSVASASAGSNDGWRGYNSDRERSTTPGSRTGDRFDSRSINSRDVHPSGVPRPGRGRGRPHGKGNNYGGIGHDSDYGTPKWSMNENDGLSTFPGAKVNNSPGKDPWGWGSGGSGRGNITGDSSSGGDWAGGHADRSKGGSREGSGAGGRGRGAWEVGNGAAPGWAGNVSGRGGWSGGSDFGGRTGEELANPNGSAAGFAASTGWSDSRR; encoded by the exons ATGGCCGGACGAACGGTGCTCTCCGATGACGAAG AGGAGGTTGAGGTTGAAGAGGACGAAGAAGAACGAGCGATGGAGCAGGATGCGGATGACGTTGCGGACAGGGATAATGATGATGAAGAAGATGAGGAAG AGGGCCAGGATGAATACGAACAGGATGGATTCATAGTGGATgaagtggaagaagaggaagaggaggaggaagaggagaagcagGATAGTGATGAGGAGAGGCATagaaaaaggaggaagaagaaaag AGATTCGGAGAAGAACTATGTTCTTGATGAGGACGATTACGAGTTGCTCCAGGATAACAACATAACTGGCTTCCATCGACCCCAGCCG GGTAGCAAATTTAAGCGTTTGAAGAAGGCTGGAAGGGATAATGACTTGGAGGATCGATCTGGGTTTTCAGATGAAGAAGACTTGGATAAGAACAGCCATGGTAGCCGCACAGCTGAAGAGAAACTTAAACGTAGTTTGTTTGGGGATGATGAAG TGGTGCCACTTGAGGACATTGCTGAGGAAGAGGAACagccagaagaagaagaagaagatgcagacATCATTGGTGACGATGATGAAATGGCAGATTTTATTGTTGATGAAGAAGATGTTGATGAGACTGGTGCTGTTTTAAG aaagaaaaagataaagaaaaagaagcCAGGCCAAGCTCCAGGAGTTTCATCTTCTGCTCTACAAGAAGCTCATGAGATATTTGGTGATGTTGATGAGCTTCTAATGCTCCGGAAGCAAAGTCTAGCCTCCAGTGTTGGCGATAGTAGTTGGGGTGAAAAGAAGCTGGAGGATGAGTTTGAACCTTTTATTCTTTCAGAGAAGTATATGACCCCAAAGGATGACAGTATACGAGAAACAGATGTACCTGAGAGAATTCAG CTGTCTGAAGATATTACTGGGCCACCTCCAACAGATGATAAGAGTATAGAAGAGGAGAGTACCTGGATCTACAGCCAACTTACAAATGGTGGTATCTCTCCTCTATTTGGTTATGACCAGTTTCTCAAAGAAATAAACAAAGAGGAAATTGGAAATGTATTGACAATGATTCATGTGCAGAAGTTTGAT GTTCCTTTCATTAGCATGTATCGCAAGGAGTTGTGTCATAGCCTTTTGAAGGATCCTGATGCCAATGTGCAGGAGAGTGAAGGTACTCCAAAGCTGAAATTTCATAAG GTTCTTTGGGCAGTTCAAACCTTGGACAAAAAATGGTTGTTGCTTCAGAAAAGGAAGAACGCCCTTCAATCCTACTATAACAGACGCTTTGAAGAAGAAGCCCGGAGAATTGATAATGAATCTAGACTTGCGTTGAATCAACAGCTTTTTAAATCAATCACTGAGGCATTAAGGGATGCAAAATCAGAAAGAGAGGTTGATGATATTGACGCAAAGTTCAATCTACATTTTCCACCTGGCGAAGTTGATATGGAGGATGGGCAATTtaagaaaccaaagagaaaatCATTGTACAGCATGTGCCACAAAGCTGGGCTTTGGGAAGTTGCCAACAAATTTGGTGCAAATTCTGAACAATTTGGTTTACTTCTCTCGTTagaaaag ATATCAGATGAATTGGAAGATGGAAAAGAAACACCTGAAGAAATAGCTGCAAATTTTACATGCACACTGTTTGAAACTCCTCAAGATGTGCTTAAAGGAGCTAGGCACATG GCAGCTGTAGAGATTGGCTGTGAGCCTAATGTTAGAAAACATGTGCGCAGTATCTTTATGGAGAAGGCTGTTGTGTCAACAAGCCCTACCCATGAAGGAAATACCACAATTGATCCTTACCATCAACTTGCAGGTGTCAAGTGGCTTCGCAACAAGCCATTGTCTGAATTTAGTGATGCACAGTGGTTACTTATCCAAAAAGGTGAAGCAGAGAAACTGATTCAGGTCACAATTAAATTACCTGATGAAATTCAGAAGAAATTGTTATCGGATGCTTCTGAATGTTATCTTAGTGAATGTGTTAGTACATCTGCTAAACTTTGGAATGTGCAACGGAAACTGATATTGGAGGATTCATTTCTCACTTTTATTCTTCCAATAATGGAAAAGGAAGCTCGGTCACTTTTGACTGCTAGGGCAAAAAACTGGCTTCTTATGGAATATGGAAAACAATTATGGAACAAAGTCTCCATTGCGCCTTTCAAACGGAAGGATGCAGAGAATGATTTGGAAGATGAGTCTGAATCAAGAGTAATGGCTTGTTGTTGGGGTCCTGGCAAGCCAGCTACTACAATTGTTATGTTGGATTCAGCAGGCGAAATGGTGGATGTATTATATGCTGGTTCAATAAGTGTTCGGTCCCAGGCTGCCGCTGATCAACAGAGAAAGAAAAATGATCACCACCGAGTTTTAAAGTTCATGACAGATCACCATCCTCATGCTGTCTGTGTTGGAGCAGCAAACATGGCCTGCAGGCAACTAAAGGATGATATATATGAA GTTATTTTCAAGATAGTAGAGGATCATCCAAAGGATGTAAGTCGAGATTTGGAAAACATCAGTATTATTTTTGGTGATGAATCCTTGCCACGTCTTTATGAGAATTCAAGGGTTTCTTCAGATCAACTTCCTGGTCAACCTg gtaTTGTGAAGCGTTCTGTTGCTCTTGGTCGATACTTGCAAAACCCTCTAGCCATGGTTGCTACACTTTGTGGACCAGGAAAAGAGATATTGTCATGGAAACTTTGTCCCCTGGAGCATTTCCTTACACCAGATGAAAAATATGAAGTTGTTGAGCAGGTTATGATTGATGCTACAAACCAAGTTGGCCTTGATATAAACTTGGCTGCTAGCCATGAATGGCTTTGTGCTCCTCTACAATTCATTTCTGGTCTCGGGCCTCGAAAAGCATCTGCGTTACAAAGAGCATTTGTTCGGGCTGGGTCTATTTTTAACCGTAAGGAGATACCTATGAAAATTCTTAGAAAGAAAGTGTTCATTAATGGTGTTGGGTTTTTACGTGTCCGTCGAAGTGGTGCAGCAGCAGCTAGTAGTCATATTATGGACCTTTTGGATGATACAAGAATTCATCCAGAGTCCTATGATCTGGCAAGGAATCTGGCAAAGGATGTCTATGCTGAGGATGCTCCAGATGAACCAAATGATATGGATGATGATATACAGGAGATGGCAATTGAACATGTTAGGGAAAGGCCAGACATGCTTAGGTTGCTTGATATCAATGAGTATGCCAAGAGTATTTTTGATAGGTATGGGACTGACAAAAGTGAGACCTTGTATGATATAAAGATGGAGCTTCTGCATGGATTCCAGGATTTGCGGAAACCATTTAAAGATCCAAGTCCAGAGGAGGAGTTTGCTATGCTCTCCGGTGAAACAGATGAGACAATCTCCCTTGGGCGGATTGTTCAGGTTACAGTGCGTCATGTGCAAGAGAGCCGTATTGTTTGTGCATTTGATTCTGGTTTGAAAGGTATGATTATGTCTGATGACTACTCGGATGAAGGGTTTGATCCTGAAAGGATACACGAAGGTGATATAATTACCTGCAAGATTAAGAATGTTAACAAGAATAGGCATGTGGTTTACTTAACTGCTAAGGCTTCTGATTTGAGGAATAGGCCTTTCAACATCCGTAATCGTGACCCTTACTATCATGAGGATGAGATTAGTTTGCAAAGTGATATGGAGAAGGCTAGAAAGAAGAAGGAACTTGCAAAGAAGCATTTTAAACCAAGAATGATTGTTCACCCTTGCTTCCGGAATGTCACTGCCGATGAAGCAATAGAG TACCTATCTGATAAGGAACCTGGTGAGAGCATCATCAGACCAAGTTCTAAGGGGCCATCATTTTTAACTTTGACTTTAAAGGTTTTTGATGGAGTGCATGCTCACAAAGAAATAGTGGAGGGAGGAAAAGATCACAAAGATATTACCAGTTTACTACGCTTAGGGAAGACCCTAACAATTGATAAAGATACCTTTGAAGATCTTGACGAG gttatggACAGATATGTTGATCCATTGGTAACTCACCTGAAAGCCATGCTTTCTTACCGCAAATTCAGGAAAGGGACAAAGACAGAAGTTGACGATTTGTTAAGAACTGAAAAGGCAGCAAATCCTATGAGGATAGTGTACTCGTTTGGCATTTCACATGAGCATCCAGGGACTTTCATTTTGTCCTATATTAGGACTTCTAATCCACACCATGAGTACATAGGGCTGTACCCAAATGGTTTTAGATTTCGGAAAAAGGATTTTGACAATATTGATCGTTTGGTGGCGTATTTTCAGAAGAACATAGACAAATTACCACCTGATTCTGGCCCATCCATACGAACAGTTGCTGCAATGGTACCCATGAAAAGCCCTGCATGGGCTTCCTCTGGTGGTGGATCTGTAGCCAGTGCTTCAGCTGGCAGTAATGATGGCTGGAGGGGTTATAATTCAGACCGGGAAAGATCAACAACTCCCGGTTCTAGAACAG GTGACAGATTCGACTCCAGGAGCATCAACAGTCGAGATGTCCATCCTAGTGGGGTTCCACGTCCAGGCCGAGGACGGGGGCGACCACATGGAAAAGGAAATAATTATGGCGGCATTGGACACGATTCTGATTATGGCACACCGAAGTGGAGCATGAACGAAAATGATGGCTTGAGCACCTTTCCTGGTGCGAAAGTTAACAACTCCCCTGGAAAGGATCCTTGGGGATGGGGCAGCGGGGGCAGTGGGAGAGGCAACATCACTGGTGATAGCAGCAGTGGTGGTGATTGGGCAGGAGGCCATGCAGATAGAAGCAAGGGAGGTTCGAGGGAAGGCAGTGGCGCAGGGGGCAGAGGTAGGGGTGCCTGGGAGGTCGGAAATGGTGCTGCTCCTGGCTGGGCCGGGAATGTCAGTGGCCGAGGTGGCTGGAGTGGAGGCAGTGATTTTGGTGGCAGAACTGGAGAGGAATTAGCAAATCCTAATGGTTCAGCCGCAGGCTTCGCAGCTAGCACTGGATGGAGTGATTCTAGGAGGTGA